From a single Rutidosis leptorrhynchoides isolate AG116_Rl617_1_P2 chromosome 5, CSIRO_AGI_Rlap_v1, whole genome shotgun sequence genomic region:
- the LOC139850512 gene encoding small ribosomal subunit protein cS23-like → MLSSMVMCLNCPCSSYKPSILTNFHAQPHSQTLAFFKFTVPKPSTGANFSHAYTTLKNPKTAIAATAEAIATETPLNSEKLGVVVKPMSKPRLVLKFIWMDKNIGLALDQLIPGYGTIPVSPYYFWPRKDAWEQLKIMLETKPWISQKQLIILLNQATDIINLWQQSGAETCTYE, encoded by the exons ATGTTATCATCAATGGTGATGTGTTTGAATTGCCCTTGTTCTTCTTACAAACCCTCAATTCTCACTAACTTTCATGCTCAACCACACTCGCAAACCCTAGCATTCTTTAAGTTTACCGTACCAAAGCCCTCAACCGGCGCTAATTTCAGCCATGCTTACACAACATTGAAAAACCCTAAAACTGCCATTGCAGCTACAGCTGAAGCAATTGCAACAGAAACACCACTTAACTCTGAG AAGCTTGGAGTGGTTGTGAAGCCAATGTCGAAACCTCGACTAGTGTTGAAGTTCATCTGGATGGATAAAAACATCGGGTTAGCCCTTGACCAACTGATTCCAGGATACGGGACTATTCCAGTTAGTCCTTACTATTTTTGGCCCAGAAAAGATGCTTGGGAACAGCTTAAGATCATGCTCGAAACTAAACCATGGATTTCTCAAAAACAGCTCATTATTCTTCTTAATCAGGCTACTGATATCATTAACTTATGGCAACAAAGTGGTGCTGAAACTTGTACGTATGAGTAG
- the LOC139847131 gene encoding NADPH-dependent diflavin oxidoreductase 1-like: MLIMENNRSLLILYATETGNALDAAERLGREAEKRSCLVRILSLDEFDPSSLPYEKFVIFVVSTTGQGDTPNPMKAFWTFLLQRSLSRQWLENTHYAVFGLGDSGYQKYNFAAKKLDKRLADLGGTSIVDKGLGDDQHPSGYEGALDPWMSSLWTMLYNVNPLLFPKGLDISMSDIKMLHQPKVDITYLDSDKVYPQSSAEVDLKSLEMELVRARSALSRKKSNDKSKPDCFLKMVKNHMISREGCGKDVRHFEFQSLSSTIDYEVGDVVEILPEQNPKAIAAFIKRCNLNPESYITVRNKDEYIKDGAIASNVPIKLKRFVELTMDVTSASPRRYFFEVMSFFASAEHEKERLQYFASPEGRDDLYQYNQKELRTVLEVLDDFPSVNMPFEWLVQLTPPLKTRAFSISSSPLVHPNQVHLTVSVVSWTTPFKRKRSGLCSNWLASLDPHQRFCIPAWFHKGALPAPKPSLPLILIGPGTGCAPFRGFIEERALHETKSTPTSPILFFFGCRNEDIDFLYRDFWLSHAQNGGVLSEEKGGGFHVAFSRDQPQKVYVQHKMREQSVKVWELLSKGAAVYVAGSSNNMPADVLAAFEEIVEREGGVSKEAAVRWLRMLEKGGKYHVEAWA, translated from the exons ATGTTAATAATGGAGAATAATCGATCATTATTGATTCTATACGCCACTGAAACCGGAAACGCGTTAGATGCAGCTGAACGATTAGGTCGTGAAGCTGAAAAACGAAGTTGCCTTGTTCGTATACTTTCACTTGACGAATTTGATCCC AGCTCCTTACCTTATGAAAAATTTGTAATTTTTGTCGTCTCGACAACTGGACAAGGGGACACCCCAAACCCCATGAAG GCGTTTTGGACATTTCTTTTGCAAAGAAGCTTAAGCCGACAATGGCTAGAAAACACACACTATGCTGTTTTTGGATTAGGGGACTCAGGGTACCAGAAATACAAT TTTGCGGCTAAAAAGCTTGACAAAAGACTTGCGGATCTTGGGGGAACATCAATAGTTGATAAAGGTTTGGGAGATGATCAACATCCTTCAgg TTATGAAGGGGCCTTGGACCCCTGGATGTCATCTTTATGGACTATGTTATATAATGTGAATCCACTCCTATTTCCAAAAGGTTTGGATATTTCTATGTCTGATATAAAGATGCTGCATCAACCCAAAGTGGATATCACGTATCTGGATTCCGATAAAGTTTATCCGCAATCTTCCGCGGAAGTTG ATCTGAAGTCACTTGAGATGGAACTAGTGAGAGCTCGGTCAGCACTGTCTAGAAAAAAGTCAAATGACAAGAGTAAACCAGACTGTTTTTTGAAAATG GTGAAAAATCATATGATAAGTAGAGAAGGTTGCGGAAAGGATGTACGTCATTTTGAATTTCAGTCACTTTCATCT ACCATTGATTATGAAGTTGGTGATGTTGTTGAGATTCTCCCTGAACAAAACCCTAAAGCTATAGCTGCATTCATCAAGCGTTGTAATTTAAACCCTGAATCTTATATTACC GTCAGAAATAAAGACGAGTATATTAAAGATGGTGCAATCGCGTCAAACGTCCCTATAAAGTTGAAAAGGTTTGTTGAGTTGACTATGGATGTTACGTCAGCTTCACCTAGACGTTATTTCTTTGAG GTGATGAGTTTTTTTGCTAGTGCTGAACATGAGAAGGAGAGGCTTCAATATTTTGCGTCACCTGAAGGACGAGATGACCTGTATCAATACAATCAGAAAGAACTAAGGACGGTTTTAGAG GTGCTAGACGATTTTCCGTCAGTTAATATGCCGTTTGAGTGGTTAGTACAGTTGACTCCACCCTTAAAAACACGGGCCTTTTCGATTTCTTCATCGCCTTTGGTTCACCCTAATCAGGTACACCTCACAGTCAGCGTAGTTTCATGGACAACTCCTTTCAAGAGGAAACGTAGCGGTCTATGCTCTAATTGGCTAGCTTCACTTGATCCTCACCAAA GATTCTGCATACCAGCATGGTTTCACAAAGGCGCTCTTCCTGCACCCAAACCGTCTCTCCCACTCATTCTTATCGGGCCCGGAACCGGTTGTGCACCTTTTCGTGGATTTATCGAAGAACGCGCCTTACACGAGACTAAATCAACACCAACTTCACCGATTCTTTTTTTCTTCGGGTGTCGAAACGAAGATATTGATTTCTTGTACAGGGATTTCTGGCTTTCACACGCACAAAACGGTGGGGTGCTATCGGAAGAAAAGGGCGGTGGGTTTCACGTTGCTTTTTCAAGAGACCAACCGCAAAAAGTGTACGTTCAACACAAGATGCGTGAACAAAGTGTAAAAGTATGGGAGTTATTGAGTAAAGGGGCTGCGGTGTACGTTGCAGGGTCTTCGAATAATATGCCGGCGGATGTGTTGGCGGCGTTTGAGGAGATTGTGGAGAGAGAAGGCGGCGTGTCGAAAGAAGCTGCCGTAAGGTGGTTGAGGATGTTGGAGAAAGGTGGCAAGTACCATGTTGAAGCATGGGCTTGA